A stretch of the Thiomicrorhabdus indica genome encodes the following:
- a CDS encoding ankyrin repeat domain-containing protein → MSNAIHDAIFEGDIDHVRAILNSGINIETKNCDGDTPFLTCCAYRPLPEVINLLIDYGADINARNMKGETSLSIAVNKKKGALIDILLKNKAEINVVSNDGETPLFRAIYKSQLELAKELLGRGADPTLNPSDPKNGTALLWAAGSGDLELVKMLVNYGADINSPGVLHSAIKHIHIVKYLINEGVDLNNKGAWGSTALHMAAYKCEKDIVELLINNGADVGVKDDNDGQTPGEWALEGECKCEIIRELLNKKIS, encoded by the coding sequence ATGAGTAACGCTATTCACGATGCTATTTTTGAAGGCGATATAGATCACGTCAGGGCCATTTTAAATAGCGGTATAAATATTGAAACTAAAAATTGTGATGGTGACACTCCTTTTCTAACTTGTTGTGCATATAGACCTCTTCCTGAGGTGATAAATTTACTCATTGACTATGGCGCTGATATAAACGCGCGTAATATGAAGGGGGAAACTTCCTTATCTATAGCAGTGAATAAAAAGAAAGGAGCTTTAATTGATATTCTTCTTAAAAATAAGGCTGAAATTAATGTTGTTAGTAACGATGGTGAAACACCTCTATTCCGAGCCATTTATAAGAGTCAATTAGAGTTGGCTAAAGAACTGTTAGGGCGAGGAGCTGATCCTACACTTAACCCGAGCGATCCAAAAAACGGGACTGCATTGCTTTGGGCGGCTGGCTCAGGTGATCTTGAGCTTGTAAAGATGTTAGTAAATTATGGTGCAGACATTAACTCACCTGGTGTATTACATTCCGCGATTAAACATATCCATATTGTAAAGTATTTAATTAATGAAGGAGTGGACCTTAATAACAAAGGGGCATGGGGTTCTACTGCTTTGCATATGGCTGCGTATAAATGTGAAAAAGATATTGTTGAGCTGCTTATTAATAATGGTGCAGATGTAGGTGTAAAGGATGATAATGACGGCCAAACTCCTGGCGAATGGGCTCTTGAGGGGGAGTGCAAGTGTGAAATTATAAGGGAACTTTTGAATAAAAAAATCAGCTAA